In a genomic window of Xylophilus rhododendri:
- the rsmG gene encoding 16S rRNA (guanine(527)-N(7))-methyltransferase RsmG → MTLEEGAQRIGLQLSATQLDLLQRYLGMLQKWNKVYNLTAVRDPAEMLTHHLLDSLAVIPALVRQRGDDKPFSLMDVGSGGGLPGAVIAICCPQAQVACVDTVAKKAAFQQQVALELRLPNLRGVHARVETLTQPFDVLCSRAFASLVDFTTWSRSSLAADGVWMALKGKHPADEIAAIGQGVQVFHVEQIQVPGLQAERCIVWMRAST, encoded by the coding sequence ATGACTTTGGAAGAAGGCGCGCAGCGCATCGGATTGCAATTGAGCGCCACCCAGCTGGATTTGCTGCAGCGCTACCTCGGCATGCTCCAGAAATGGAACAAGGTCTACAACCTGACCGCGGTGCGTGACCCCGCCGAGATGTTGACCCACCACCTGCTGGACAGCCTGGCCGTCATCCCCGCCTTGGTGCGGCAGCGAGGCGACGACAAGCCTTTCAGCCTGATGGATGTCGGTTCCGGCGGCGGCTTGCCCGGTGCCGTCATCGCCATTTGCTGCCCCCAGGCCCAGGTGGCCTGCGTCGATACAGTGGCCAAGAAAGCGGCGTTCCAGCAGCAGGTGGCGCTGGAATTGCGCCTGCCGAATTTGCGAGGCGTGCATGCTCGCGTGGAAACACTGACGCAACCATTCGACGTGCTGTGCTCACGCGCATTCGCCTCCCTGGTGGATTTCACAACCTGGTCCCGCAGCTCGCTGGCAGCTGACGGCGTCTGGATGGCGCTCAAAGGCAAACATCCAGCGGACGAAATCGCCGCGATAGGGCAGGGCGTTCAGGTGTTTCACGTGGAACAAATCCAGGTGCCTGGACTGCAGGCCGAGCGGTGCATCGTCTGGATGCGCGCTTCGACTTAA
- a CDS encoding RBBP9/YdeN family alpha/beta hydrolase yields MTVARVLTVPGWHGSGPEHWQSRWEALYGYRRVEQHDWDRPLRGDWNARLEDEILAGAGAPTVLVAHSLGCALVAAWAAHSRNTRLVRAALLVAPPDLERDDLRAQLHGWSPLVLQRLPFISTVIASSDDPYASLARSREFAAAWGAALVDVGAQGHLNAASGLGDWPRAHAYLREAAGAAAVALPTAPVSTASTPLN; encoded by the coding sequence ATGACGGTCGCACGTGTCCTGACCGTCCCGGGCTGGCACGGCAGCGGCCCCGAGCATTGGCAAAGCCGCTGGGAAGCCTTGTACGGCTATCGGCGCGTGGAACAGCACGACTGGGACCGCCCCCTGCGCGGCGACTGGAATGCGCGCCTGGAAGACGAAATCCTGGCCGGGGCGGGTGCACCCACGGTGCTGGTCGCGCACAGCCTGGGATGCGCCCTGGTGGCCGCCTGGGCTGCCCATTCGCGTAATACCCGCCTGGTGCGGGCCGCACTGCTGGTGGCGCCGCCGGACCTGGAGCGTGACGACCTGCGTGCCCAGCTGCACGGCTGGTCGCCGCTGGTCCTGCAGCGCCTGCCCTTCATCAGCACGGTGATCGCCAGCAGCGACGATCCCTATGCCAGCCTGGCCCGTAGCCGCGAGTTCGCGGCGGCCTGGGGCGCGGCGCTGGTCGATGTCGGAGCCCAGGGCCATCTCAACGCGGCTTCGGGCCTGGGCGACTGGCCCCGGGCGCACGCCTATCTGCGCGAAGCAGCCGGCGCCGCCGCCGTGGCCCTGCCCACCGCGCCGGTGTCGACCGCATCGACGCCGCTCAACTGA
- a CDS encoding type II toxin-antitoxin system VapC family toxin — translation MVSQVTPREGSPRVLFDTSALSKRYVAEAGRQRILDLFAATGAAFVAAHCQAEVASMLLRRRQQGSLSATEFDRAWTMAQQDVADMERVPLDAHVERFAFAAMEHAPLRATDALHIGSALSARVDLFVTCDQMQANAARQLGLRTEYVPSAPEEAS, via the coding sequence ATGGTGAGCCAGGTCACACCACGCGAGGGCAGCCCGCGGGTGCTCTTCGACACCTCCGCCCTGAGCAAGCGTTATGTGGCCGAAGCCGGCCGCCAGCGCATCCTGGACCTGTTCGCCGCCACCGGCGCCGCCTTCGTCGCTGCGCATTGCCAGGCGGAGGTGGCTTCCATGCTGCTGCGGCGGCGCCAGCAAGGCAGCCTGTCGGCGACCGAATTCGACCGTGCCTGGACCATGGCGCAGCAGGACGTCGCCGACATGGAGCGGGTGCCGCTCGACGCCCATGTCGAACGCTTCGCCTTCGCCGCCATGGAACACGCGCCCCTGCGCGCTACCGACGCCCTGCACATCGGCAGCGCCCTCTCGGCGCGCGTCGATCTTTTTGTGACCTGCGACCAGATGCAGGCGAACGCGGCCCGGCAACTGGGCCTGAGAACCGAATACGTGCCCAGCGCACCAGAGGAAGCATCGTGA
- a CDS encoding ParB/RepB/Spo0J family partition protein: MVTKKSKGLGRGLEMLLGPKAVETSSTDPAAEGSLPHSLTLDAMVAGMYQPRTRMDEGALYELAESIKAQGIMQPILVRRLATGENAGKYEIIAGERRFRAARLAGLDSVPVLVRDVPDEAAAAMALIENIQREDLNPLEEAQGLQRLVKEFGLTHEQAAQSVGRSRSAASNLLRLLALAEPVQTMLMAGDLDMGHARALLPLDKAAQITAAHQIAARKLSVREAESLARRVGAEFGLGAQKPVAAAKPEKSRDLRRVEEELSDLFTAQVEVRIKKRQKRGGAAEESGELAIHFASLDELNGLIERLRPASA; the protein is encoded by the coding sequence ATGGTTACCAAGAAATCCAAGGGACTGGGCCGCGGCCTCGAAATGCTGCTCGGCCCCAAGGCCGTGGAGACGAGCAGCACCGATCCCGCAGCCGAAGGCAGCCTGCCGCACAGCCTGACGCTCGATGCAATGGTGGCCGGCATGTACCAGCCCCGCACTCGCATGGACGAGGGCGCCCTCTACGAGCTGGCCGAGAGCATCAAGGCGCAGGGCATCATGCAGCCCATCCTCGTGCGCCGGCTGGCGACGGGCGAGAACGCCGGCAAGTACGAAATCATCGCGGGCGAGCGACGTTTCCGGGCCGCACGCCTGGCCGGCCTGGACAGCGTTCCGGTGCTGGTGCGCGACGTGCCCGACGAAGCCGCCGCGGCCATGGCGCTGATCGAGAACATCCAGCGCGAGGACCTCAATCCGCTGGAAGAAGCGCAAGGGCTGCAGCGCCTGGTCAAGGAGTTCGGCCTGACCCACGAGCAGGCCGCGCAGTCGGTCGGCCGCTCACGCAGCGCGGCCAGCAACCTGCTGCGCCTGCTGGCCCTGGCTGAGCCGGTGCAGACCATGCTGATGGCCGGCGACCTGGACATGGGCCATGCCCGCGCCCTGCTGCCGCTGGACAAGGCCGCGCAGATCACCGCGGCCCACCAGATCGCCGCGCGCAAGCTGTCGGTGCGCGAGGCCGAATCGCTGGCCCGCAGGGTGGGCGCCGAGTTCGGCCTGGGGGCGCAGAAGCCCGTGGCTGCGGCCAAGCCGGAAAAATCGCGCGATCTGCGGCGGGTCGAGGAAGAACTCTCCGACCTGTTCACCGCGCAGGTCGAGGTGCGCATCAAGAAGCGCCAGAAACGCGGCGGCGCGGCGGAGGAGAGCGGTGAGCTGGCGATCCATTTCGCATCGCTGGACGAACTCAACGGCCTGATCGAGCGCCTGCGGCCCGCCTCGGCCTGA
- a CDS encoding class I SAM-dependent methyltransferase, producing MPIRPPSRHKSSIRLPWPLPALLTWASCWVCWLGLRSVDVTPLIALFTTTLLGVLCALPQPRRSRRLMVAAGYPLSFAALGAASVPAWAWLLPLALLALVYPVRAWHDAPLFPTPPRALEMLPKTVSLADGAVVLDAGCGLGDGLIALRAAYPRAALRGTEWSWPLRLGCALRCPWARVRQGDIWQDDWSAVDMVYLFQRPESMGRAASKAVVELRPGAWLVSLEFPLPDEHADLEAHAVPDTGGKPVWAYRRGPNA from the coding sequence ATGCCGATCCGCCCGCCATCCCGCCATAAAAGCTCCATCCGCCTGCCCTGGCCCCTGCCGGCCCTGCTGACATGGGCCAGCTGCTGGGTCTGCTGGCTCGGCCTGCGTTCGGTGGACGTGACGCCGCTGATCGCCCTGTTCACCACCACGCTGCTGGGCGTGCTGTGCGCGCTTCCGCAGCCGCGCCGCTCGCGCCGGCTGATGGTGGCGGCGGGCTACCCGCTGTCCTTCGCGGCCCTGGGCGCGGCCAGCGTGCCGGCCTGGGCCTGGCTGCTGCCGCTGGCCTTGCTGGCGCTGGTCTATCCGGTGCGGGCCTGGCACGACGCACCGCTGTTTCCCACGCCGCCGCGCGCGCTGGAAATGCTGCCGAAAACCGTGTCCCTGGCCGACGGCGCCGTGGTCCTGGACGCCGGCTGCGGCCTGGGCGACGGACTGATCGCGCTGCGTGCCGCCTATCCCCGCGCCGCCTTGCGCGGCACCGAATGGAGCTGGCCGCTGCGCCTGGGCTGCGCGCTGCGCTGCCCCTGGGCGCGGGTGCGCCAGGGCGACATCTGGCAGGACGACTGGAGCGCCGTGGACATGGTCTACCTCTTCCAGCGCCCCGAGAGCATGGGACGCGCCGCCAGCAAGGCGGTGGTGGAGCTGCGGCCCGGCGCCTGGCTGGTCAGCCTGGAATTCCCGCTGCCCGACGAGCATGCCGACCTCGAGGCCCATGCGGTGCCGGACACCGGCGGCAAACCCGTCTGGGCCTACCGCAGAGGCCCGAACGCCTAG
- a CDS encoding type II toxin-antitoxin system Phd/YefM family antitoxin — MHILPLSEFRANASAMLDLVEQGETVRIMRHGKPVADLVPPSGSAGPERLPSWKRPFDPVVLPAGQSLADAVIEDRARAAW, encoded by the coding sequence ATGCACATTCTTCCCCTGAGTGAGTTCCGCGCCAATGCCTCGGCCATGCTCGATCTGGTCGAGCAGGGCGAGACCGTACGCATCATGCGGCACGGCAAGCCCGTAGCTGATTTGGTTCCACCCTCCGGCAGCGCCGGCCCCGAGCGTCTGCCAAGCTGGAAACGGCCTTTCGATCCGGTTGTACTGCCCGCGGGGCAGTCGCTGGCGGATGCGGTCATCGAGGACCGGGCGAGGGCGGCATGGTGA
- a CDS encoding DUF1328 domain-containing protein has protein sequence MLKYAIIFAIISLIAGALGFTGVAAGSAGIAKILFGLFLLIAIVFIVLAALGVGAVRKAID, from the coding sequence ATGCTCAAGTACGCCATCATCTTCGCCATCATTTCCCTCATCGCCGGTGCCCTGGGTTTCACCGGCGTGGCCGCCGGCTCGGCCGGCATCGCCAAGATCCTCTTCGGCCTGTTCCTGCTGATCGCCATCGTTTTCATCGTGCTGGCCGCCCTCGGAGTGGGTGCGGTGCGCAAGGCGATCGACTGA
- a CDS encoding LytR/AlgR family response regulator transcription factor — MIARLRPQWRQVAHAATPEGVLTAIADFRPELAVLDIHMGGEGPRWIRRLPSGLAVVFTTVDPSLAVDAFELSATDYVLKPLKPQRMEIAFDRVQALQQLQQAVRLEPGDQLPLETIVASRGSDVLLLHTDEICYLQSDHKYTRVVTAREQGLVRTSITDLEQRLDPRYFRRIHRATLVNLRMVRRISRSASGRMQVELRGSADVLDVSRAFEGVFRPL; from the coding sequence ATGATTGCCCGGCTGCGGCCGCAGTGGAGGCAGGTCGCGCATGCGGCGACGCCGGAGGGCGTGCTGACTGCCATCGCCGACTTCCGGCCTGAGCTCGCCGTGCTCGACATTCACATGGGCGGTGAGGGCCCGCGCTGGATCCGCCGCCTGCCGTCCGGCCTGGCGGTGGTCTTCACCACGGTGGACCCCTCGCTCGCGGTGGACGCGTTCGAGCTTTCGGCAACCGACTATGTCCTCAAACCCCTGAAGCCGCAGCGCATGGAGATCGCCTTCGATCGGGTGCAGGCACTCCAGCAGTTGCAGCAAGCTGTTCGATTAGAGCCGGGCGATCAGCTGCCGCTGGAGACCATCGTGGCCTCGCGCGGGTCCGATGTGCTGCTGTTGCACACCGACGAAATCTGCTACCTGCAGTCGGACCACAAATACACACGGGTGGTGACGGCCCGTGAGCAGGGGCTGGTGCGTACTTCGATCACGGATCTCGAGCAGCGGCTCGATCCGCGGTATTTCCGGCGCATCCATCGCGCCACGCTGGTCAATCTGCGCATGGTGCGGCGCATCTCCCGCAGCGCCTCCGGCCGCATGCAGGTGGAGCTGCGCGGCTCGGCCGACGTGCTCGACGTCAGCCGGGCCTTCGAGGGGGTTTTCCGGCCCCTCTGA
- a CDS encoding transglutaminase-like domain-containing protein: MNNITRLRCDLEYAIHADTHFCFNIQASRRDDQRILDESLVVTPGIQVRQFEDPNNGNRFFRCDGIPGTLKLRYDAQIEMLRSSPDSSLQESSITEMPNEVLHYLLPSRYCQSDVMSRAAQHLFSGAPRGYARVQHICEWIRDNIAYQLGVSTPTTSAQDVYLQRAGVCRDFAHLAITFCRALNIPARLVVGYVHFNDPPQDFHATFEAWLGGRWVMFDPTHLAPVEAVVRVGNGRDAKDTAFATMFGSVTMTYMHIQVNHDGQPPSENPDPIEATVQRLVMA; this comes from the coding sequence GTGAACAACATCACCCGCCTCCGCTGCGATCTCGAATATGCGATCCATGCGGACACCCATTTCTGCTTCAACATCCAGGCCTCGCGGCGCGATGACCAGCGCATCCTCGACGAATCCCTGGTGGTCACCCCTGGCATCCAGGTGCGCCAGTTCGAGGACCCCAACAACGGCAACCGCTTCTTCCGCTGCGACGGCATCCCCGGCACCCTGAAGCTGCGCTACGACGCCCAGATCGAGATGCTGCGCAGCAGCCCCGACAGCTCGCTGCAGGAAAGCAGCATCACCGAGATGCCCAACGAGGTGCTGCACTACCTGCTGCCCAGCCGCTATTGCCAGTCCGACGTGATGAGCCGCGCCGCGCAGCACCTGTTTTCCGGCGCTCCCCGCGGCTATGCCCGGGTGCAGCACATCTGCGAATGGATACGCGACAACATCGCCTACCAGCTCGGCGTGAGCACGCCCACCACCAGCGCCCAGGACGTCTATCTGCAGCGCGCCGGCGTGTGCCGCGACTTCGCTCACCTGGCGATCACCTTTTGCCGCGCGCTCAACATCCCGGCGCGCCTGGTGGTGGGCTATGTGCATTTCAACGATCCGCCGCAGGACTTCCATGCCACTTTCGAAGCCTGGCTCGGCGGCCGCTGGGTGATGTTCGATCCGACGCATCTGGCACCGGTCGAGGCGGTAGTGCGGGTCGGCAACGGGCGCGATGCGAAGGACACCGCCTTCGCCACCATGTTCGGCTCGGTCACCATGACCTATATGCACATCCAGGTGAACCACGACGGGCAGCCGCCCAGTGAGAACCCCGATCCGATCGAGGCCACGGTACAGCGCTTGGTCATGGCCTGA
- a CDS encoding ATP-binding protein produces MTDTGHAPDTADADHKWLAEAVNDLRVAQSVALVRHMPMVIVGNGLGMVFTALVLHQFMSWQKLSPMLIGMAYLLAPIALSWWRLRRRPRPLSVSLQHLHRQIGYSGVLGCFWAVCLVLYVPGLGCMPTALLCFGAAFLALGAAAMLYVLPLAALAYAVPVLLSAFCVSLQVSSPEAAIMTALVAVLGASTLGVLRANWANFREVVRLIQEKSQLLHEAQAVRRAEEEFVENLNHEMRNALTSVIGYFDIAANPELSQQEHLEMIEHARETGGLLQVLLSDLLDVGRLNAGRTRLALAPFSFRHLVRTSVVSASSAINGRDLVVRTDIDPSVPEILIGDAARLQQILLNLVGNALKVMESGTVVIQARYRGNFNPLLEIAISDDGPGIPSERQKTLFNRFSRVSEVPSSTGPTVGGWGLGLSICAALVELMRGDIRVVSEVGQGSAFTIRLPLHEERRRLPRGESSKVPMIAARRPADFGALQVLVVDDTAANRLILRKMLQALGCRVAVASDGEEAVRLCGEHRYDMVFMDLELGELDGIAATRLIRALPNGSGHMPIVAVTGFASVDRVAAIQDVGMNDYVLKPVRLETVASVLKKWAR; encoded by the coding sequence ATGACAGATACCGGACACGCTCCGGACACCGCCGACGCCGACCACAAATGGCTGGCCGAGGCCGTCAACGACCTGCGGGTGGCGCAATCGGTGGCCCTGGTGCGGCACATGCCGATGGTGATCGTCGGCAACGGCCTGGGCATGGTGTTCACCGCCCTGGTGCTGCACCAGTTCATGAGCTGGCAGAAGCTCTCGCCCATGCTGATCGGCATGGCCTACCTGCTGGCGCCCATCGCCCTGAGCTGGTGGCGGCTGCGGCGCCGGCCGCGGCCGCTGAGCGTGTCGCTGCAGCATCTGCATCGGCAGATCGGCTATTCGGGCGTGCTGGGCTGCTTCTGGGCGGTCTGCCTGGTGCTCTATGTGCCCGGCCTGGGCTGCATGCCGACCGCGCTGCTGTGCTTCGGCGCGGCCTTCCTGGCGCTGGGCGCGGCCGCCATGCTCTATGTGCTGCCGCTGGCCGCGCTGGCCTACGCCGTGCCGGTGCTGCTGTCCGCCTTCTGTGTGAGCCTGCAGGTCAGCTCTCCCGAGGCCGCCATCATGACCGCGCTGGTGGCGGTGCTGGGCGCCTCCACGCTGGGTGTGCTGCGCGCCAACTGGGCCAATTTCCGCGAGGTGGTGCGGCTGATCCAGGAGAAGTCGCAGCTGCTGCACGAGGCGCAGGCGGTGCGGCGTGCGGAGGAGGAGTTCGTCGAGAACCTCAACCACGAGATGCGCAACGCGCTCACCTCGGTCATCGGCTACTTCGACATCGCCGCCAACCCCGAACTCTCGCAGCAGGAACACCTGGAGATGATCGAGCACGCCCGGGAAACCGGCGGCCTGTTGCAGGTGCTGCTGAGCGACCTGCTGGATGTGGGCCGGCTCAACGCCGGCCGCACCCGCCTGGCCCTGGCGCCGTTCTCCTTCCGCCACCTGGTGCGGACCTCCGTGGTCTCCGCATCGTCGGCCATCAACGGCCGCGACCTGGTGGTGCGCACCGACATCGATCCGTCCGTGCCCGAGATCCTGATCGGCGATGCGGCACGGCTGCAGCAGATCCTGCTCAACCTGGTCGGCAATGCGCTCAAGGTGATGGAGAGCGGCACGGTGGTGATCCAGGCGCGCTACCGGGGCAACTTCAATCCGCTGCTCGAGATCGCGATCAGCGACGACGGGCCGGGCATTCCCAGCGAACGCCAGAAGACGCTGTTCAACCGCTTCTCGCGGGTCTCGGAAGTGCCGTCCTCCACCGGTCCCACCGTCGGCGGCTGGGGGCTGGGGCTGAGCATCTGCGCGGCGCTGGTGGAGCTGATGCGCGGCGATATCCGGGTGGTCAGCGAAGTCGGCCAGGGCTCGGCCTTCACCATCCGCCTGCCGCTGCACGAGGAGCGCCGGCGCCTGCCGCGCGGCGAGAGCAGCAAGGTGCCGATGATCGCCGCCCGCCGCCCGGCCGACTTCGGCGCCCTGCAGGTGCTGGTGGTGGACGACACCGCCGCCAACCGGCTCATCCTGCGCAAGATGCTGCAGGCGCTCGGCTGCCGGGTGGCGGTCGCCTCCGACGGCGAGGAGGCCGTCAGGCTGTGCGGCGAACACCGCTACGACATGGTCTTCATGGACCTGGAACTGGGCGAGCTCGACGGCATCGCCGCCACCCGGCTGATCCGCGCCCTGCCCAACGGCAGCGGCCACATGCCCATCGTCGCCGTGACCGGCTTCGCCTCGGTCGACCGGGTGGCCGCCATCCAGGACGTCGGCATGAACGACTATGTGCTCAAGCCGGTGCGGCTGGAGACCGTGGCTTCCGTCCTGAAGAAATGGGCGCGATGA
- a CDS encoding ParA family protein — MAQIFCVANQKGGVGKTTTSVNLAAGLAKIGQRVLLVDLDPQGNATMGSGVDKRALEASLYEVLVDATPVAQARVRAERLEASGCAYDVLGANRELAGAELEMVEMENRERLLKTALKAVDADYDFVLIDCPPSLSLLTLNGLCAAHGVIVPMQCEYFALEGLTDLVNTIKQVHANLNKDLKIIGLLRVMFDPRITLQQQVSEQLKDHFGDKVFNTVIPRNVRLAEAPSYGLPGVVFDPASKGAQAFVTFATEMVDRAKNPANAVTA, encoded by the coding sequence ATGGCCCAAATTTTTTGTGTCGCCAATCAAAAGGGCGGCGTCGGCAAGACCACCACGTCCGTCAACCTGGCAGCCGGGCTGGCGAAGATCGGCCAGCGCGTGCTCCTCGTTGACCTCGACCCCCAAGGCAATGCGACCATGGGGTCGGGCGTGGACAAACGCGCCCTGGAAGCATCCCTGTATGAAGTCCTGGTCGATGCCACGCCGGTGGCACAGGCCCGGGTGCGCGCGGAGCGGCTCGAAGCCAGCGGCTGCGCCTATGACGTCCTCGGCGCCAACCGGGAACTCGCCGGTGCGGAACTCGAGATGGTCGAAATGGAGAACCGTGAACGGCTGCTCAAGACGGCGCTGAAGGCAGTCGATGCCGACTACGACTTCGTGCTCATCGACTGTCCGCCATCCCTGTCCCTGTTGACCCTCAACGGGCTTTGCGCCGCCCATGGCGTGATCGTGCCCATGCAGTGCGAATACTTCGCGCTAGAGGGCCTGACCGATCTGGTCAACACCATCAAGCAGGTGCATGCCAACCTCAACAAGGACCTGAAGATCATCGGCCTGCTGCGTGTGATGTTCGACCCGCGCATTACGCTGCAGCAGCAGGTAAGCGAGCAGCTCAAGGATCACTTCGGCGACAAGGTTTTCAACACCGTGATCCCCCGCAATGTGCGGCTGGCGGAAGCGCCGAGTTACGGGCTTCCTGGCGTGGTGTTCGACCCGGCCTCCAAGGGCGCGCAAGCCTTTGTGACTTTCGCAACCGAAATGGTCGACCGCGCGAAGAACCCCGCCAATGCGGTGACGGCATGA
- a CDS encoding FAD-binding oxidoreductase — protein sequence MNAPAASSHLLPAVAPRPVPQVLLDALSARFGPKQYSVAQAVREQHGRDESSFDVPPPVAVVFAESTEDVADAVRLAAAHAVPVIPFGSGSSLEGHLLAVQGGISLDVSRMNRLLRLDADDLTVTVQPGLTRKQLNEQIKDSGLFFPIDPGADASLGGMVATRASGTNAVRYGTMRENVLALEVVTASGETLRTGTRARKSSAGYDLTRLIVGSEGTLAVVTEVTLRLYPLPEAVSAAVCSFPSIEAAVRTTIQTIQMGVPIARCELIDVNTVRMVNRHSNLTLPESPMLLMEFHGSPTGVAEQAGTVQEIAADHGGKGFEWATTPEERTRLWTARHNAYFAAVQSRPGCRAVATDTCVPISRLADCLLDSVQEADASGIPYFLVGHVGDGNFHFGYLIDPNSAEERATAEALSDALVARALALEGTCTGEHGIGLHKMGFLVDEAGAGGVEMMRTLKRALDPLNILNPGKIFVL from the coding sequence ATGAACGCTCCCGCCGCCTCCTCCCATCTGCTGCCCGCCGTCGCGCCGCGGCCGGTTCCCCAGGTCTTGCTGGATGCGCTGTCGGCACGCTTCGGCCCCAAGCAGTATTCGGTGGCGCAGGCGGTGCGCGAGCAGCATGGCCGCGACGAATCCTCCTTCGACGTGCCGCCGCCGGTGGCCGTGGTATTCGCAGAGAGCACCGAGGACGTGGCCGATGCGGTGCGCCTGGCGGCCGCGCATGCGGTGCCGGTGATCCCCTTCGGCAGCGGCTCCTCGCTCGAAGGCCATCTGCTGGCGGTGCAGGGCGGCATCAGCCTGGATGTGTCGCGCATGAACCGCCTGCTGCGCCTGGATGCCGACGACCTGACGGTGACGGTGCAGCCCGGCCTGACGCGCAAGCAGCTCAACGAGCAGATCAAGGACAGCGGCCTGTTCTTCCCCATCGATCCGGGCGCCGACGCCTCCCTCGGCGGCATGGTGGCCACGCGGGCATCCGGCACGAACGCGGTGCGCTACGGCACCATGCGCGAGAACGTGCTGGCGCTGGAAGTGGTGACCGCCTCCGGCGAGACCCTGCGCACCGGCACCCGTGCCCGCAAGTCCTCGGCCGGCTATGACCTGACCCGGCTGATCGTCGGCAGCGAAGGCACGCTGGCGGTGGTCACCGAGGTGACGCTGCGCCTGTACCCGCTGCCCGAGGCGGTGTCGGCCGCGGTCTGCTCCTTCCCCAGCATCGAGGCGGCGGTGCGCACCACGATCCAGACCATCCAGATGGGTGTGCCGATCGCGCGCTGCGAACTCATCGACGTGAACACGGTGCGCATGGTGAACCGCCATTCCAACCTCACCCTGCCCGAATCGCCGATGCTGCTGATGGAGTTCCACGGCTCGCCCACCGGCGTGGCCGAGCAGGCCGGGACGGTGCAGGAGATCGCAGCCGACCACGGCGGCAAGGGCTTCGAATGGGCCACCACGCCCGAGGAACGCACCCGGCTGTGGACGGCCCGGCACAACGCCTATTTCGCGGCCGTGCAGTCGCGCCCGGGCTGCCGGGCCGTGGCCACCGATACCTGCGTGCCGATCTCGCGCCTGGCCGACTGCCTGCTCGACTCGGTGCAGGAAGCCGACGCCAGCGGCATCCCCTACTTTCTCGTCGGCCATGTGGGCGACGGCAATTTCCACTTCGGCTATCTGATCGATCCCAACTCCGCCGAGGAACGCGCCACCGCCGAGGCGCTGAGCGATGCCCTGGTGGCCCGTGCGCTGGCCCTGGAAGGCACCTGCACCGGTGAGCACGGCATCGGGCTGCACAAGATGGGTTTCCTGGTGGACGAGGCCGGTGCCGGCGGCGTGGAGATGATGCGCACGCTCAAGCGGGCGCTGGATCCGCTGAACATCCTGAACCCGGGCAAGATCTTCGTGCTCTAG
- a CDS encoding EAL domain-containing protein: MIDALRAQHLGIVFQPQYLLPGTTLCGFEALVRLNMADERSIAPEHFLPLAAHAGLMGALTLFMVETACRTLKAWRELGHPPVFISVNIECEDLADILFAPRVCRMLAEHQVHRGQLEFELVERRFLELCDTSRTNITQLRGAGVRLAMDDFGTGHSALSQLAELPFDVVKIDKSFLARIPQDAVACTLLARVVDLCRALHKQVVIEGVESVAQLDWIAALPLQGIRLQGNALSLPLPGAQAWAARPQHAARSE; this comes from the coding sequence ATGATCGACGCGCTGCGCGCACAGCACCTGGGCATCGTGTTCCAGCCGCAGTACCTGCTGCCGGGAACGACGCTCTGCGGTTTCGAAGCACTGGTACGCCTCAACATGGCCGATGAGCGCAGCATCGCGCCCGAGCATTTCCTGCCCCTGGCGGCCCATGCCGGCCTGATGGGCGCGCTCACGCTCTTCATGGTGGAGACCGCCTGCCGCACGCTCAAGGCCTGGCGGGAACTCGGGCATCCGCCGGTCTTCATCTCGGTGAACATCGAATGCGAGGACCTCGCAGACATCCTGTTCGCCCCCCGCGTGTGCCGGATGCTGGCCGAACACCAGGTCCACCGAGGCCAGCTCGAATTCGAACTGGTGGAACGCCGCTTCCTGGAGCTTTGTGACACCAGCCGCACCAACATCACGCAGCTGCGCGGTGCGGGCGTGCGGCTGGCCATGGACGACTTCGGCACCGGCCATTCGGCGCTGTCGCAGCTGGCCGAGCTGCCCTTCGACGTGGTGAAGATCGACAAGTCCTTCCTCGCGCGCATTCCGCAGGACGCCGTCGCCTGCACCCTGCTGGCGCGGGTGGTGGACCTGTGCAGGGCGCTGCACAAGCAGGTCGTCATCGAAGGGGTGGAGTCCGTCGCGCAACTGGACTGGATCGCAGCGCTGCCGCTGCAGGGCATCCGGCTGCAGGGCAATGCCCTGTCCCTGCCGCTGCCCGGCGCCCAGGCCTGGGCCGCCCGGCCGCAGCACGCCGCACGCAGCGAATGA